One window from the genome of Gimesia aquarii encodes:
- a CDS encoding polysaccharide biosynthesis protein — MVVFLPIFCAIYYLSFWLRFESQLNVDGVLGENGFRMFRSTVFWAVGLKTFTFWSSGVYKIRSRYITVLDLVNLAKAVTLSSAGLALVDYLIFPNIMIPRSVFLIDWGCTILTVCGFCAGIRLVQDSSRIFRQQSDCRPAFIIGANESGAYLLRTIERNKKSCLNVVGFLDDHTNRIGTRINGVPVLGSLQEMCSLAQRYEVSDILLPADEIPGKTVRQLVEDGNSVGIQVQVLPSYQQLLSGKVEMKPRPVCIEDLLGREPVQLDMQNISNWMDNRVLMVTGSAGSIGSEICRQLMQFSPKKLILVDRTENSQFFLERELSKLGYDRRFDVVIADINDSKRMRAVMQEYQPDILFHAAAYKHVPLMESNPGEAVKNIALATKHLADLAEEFEVGTFVMISSDKAVNPTNVMGANKRIAELYVQSLAAQSKCHFVTVRFGNVLGSTGSVVPIFTQQIQNGGPISVTDARMQRYFMTIPEASQLVIQAGAMGRGGEIFVLDMGEPVRIIDLAADLVRLSGLKLGEDIEIEFTGLRPGEKLYEELHVDGEKHVPTCHPKIMVAEKVNFSEQFIHEAFQRLSELTELPSDLILQEIQRILPEFQSTYTTHGEEPLKRAA; from the coding sequence ATGGTGGTATTTTTGCCGATTTTTTGTGCGATTTACTACCTCTCGTTTTGGCTGCGCTTTGAGAGCCAACTCAATGTTGATGGTGTATTAGGGGAAAATGGCTTTCGAATGTTTCGTTCGACTGTCTTCTGGGCTGTCGGTTTGAAAACATTCACATTCTGGAGTAGCGGTGTTTATAAAATACGAAGCCGCTACATTACTGTTCTGGATCTGGTCAATCTCGCCAAAGCAGTCACGCTGAGTTCAGCAGGCCTGGCATTAGTCGATTATCTGATTTTCCCCAATATCATGATTCCCCGTTCTGTATTTCTAATTGACTGGGGTTGCACTATTTTGACCGTTTGCGGATTTTGTGCCGGAATTCGCTTAGTTCAAGACAGCAGTCGCATTTTTCGCCAGCAAAGTGATTGCAGACCTGCGTTCATTATCGGCGCTAATGAATCTGGTGCTTACTTGCTCCGAACGATCGAACGGAATAAAAAATCATGTTTGAACGTCGTTGGTTTTCTGGATGATCATACAAACCGAATTGGAACGCGAATTAATGGGGTTCCTGTTCTTGGATCTTTGCAGGAGATGTGTTCTCTGGCACAAAGATATGAAGTTTCAGACATTCTACTACCAGCTGATGAAATTCCGGGTAAGACAGTTCGTCAACTTGTTGAGGATGGTAATTCAGTCGGTATTCAGGTTCAAGTACTCCCGAGCTATCAACAATTACTGTCTGGTAAAGTTGAAATGAAACCACGTCCTGTTTGTATTGAAGACCTGTTAGGACGAGAACCTGTTCAACTCGACATGCAAAATATTTCTAATTGGATGGACAACCGAGTCTTGATGGTAACAGGTAGTGCAGGAAGTATTGGATCAGAAATTTGCCGTCAGCTAATGCAGTTTTCTCCCAAGAAACTGATTCTGGTAGACCGAACTGAAAACAGTCAGTTCTTTCTGGAACGTGAATTATCCAAACTGGGATATGATAGACGATTTGATGTTGTTATCGCGGATATTAACGACTCAAAGCGAATGCGAGCCGTGATGCAAGAGTACCAGCCTGATATTCTATTTCACGCGGCAGCTTATAAACATGTTCCACTTATGGAAAGTAATCCCGGAGAAGCTGTCAAAAACATCGCACTCGCAACGAAACATCTGGCAGACCTGGCAGAGGAGTTTGAAGTTGGCACTTTCGTGATGATTTCATCAGACAAGGCTGTCAACCCAACCAATGTGATGGGGGCCAACAAACGGATTGCTGAACTCTATGTCCAATCTCTGGCTGCACAATCAAAGTGTCATTTTGTGACCGTACGTTTTGGGAATGTTCTAGGTTCAACAGGCAGTGTTGTGCCGATTTTTACTCAACAAATTCAGAATGGTGGCCCCATTTCGGTAACAGACGCTCGAATGCAACGTTACTTCATGACGATTCCAGAAGCTTCTCAATTAGTAATTCAAGCAGGCGCTATGGGACGCGGTGGAGAAATTTTTGTGCTCGATATGGGAGAACCTGTTCGTATTATTGATCTGGCTGCAGACCTGGTTCGTTTATCCGGTTTGAAACTAGGCGAAGATATCGAAATTGAATTTACGGGATTGCGTCCCGGCGAAAAGCTCTATGAAGAATTACATGTGGATGGAGAAAAGCACGTACCTACATGCCATCCCAAAATTATGGTCGCTGAAAAAGTCAATTTCAGCGAACAATTCATTCATGAAGCATTTCAACGACTTTCTGAGCTCACCGAGCTACCTTCGGATCTGATTCTGCAAGAAATTCAAAGAATTCTACCAGAATTTCAGTCTACTTATACTACGCATGGTGAAGAGCCTTTAAAAAGAGCCGCTTAA
- a CDS encoding anthranilate synthase component II, which translates to MLFVLDNYDSFTYNLVQRFGEIDPSLDIQVVRNNQTSIEEVEQRSPEKIIISPGPCTPREAGLSKELIQYFAGKVPILGVCLGHQCIAEVFGAKVIRANRLMHGKVSLVHHDGTGVFQNLPSPFQATRYHSLIVPEASFSDELEISAWVEEEGYPKEIMGIRHQKYSVHGVQFHPESFLTMEGVTLLKNFLQLPAEQLTNA; encoded by the coding sequence GTGCTATTTGTTCTCGATAACTACGATTCTTTTACCTATAACCTTGTCCAACGGTTCGGGGAAATAGATCCTTCATTGGATATACAGGTTGTTCGTAACAATCAGACATCGATTGAAGAAGTGGAACAGCGCTCCCCGGAAAAGATTATTATTTCTCCGGGCCCTTGCACTCCTCGCGAGGCAGGGCTTTCCAAAGAGTTGATTCAATATTTCGCTGGAAAAGTCCCCATTCTTGGCGTTTGCCTGGGACATCAATGTATTGCTGAAGTATTTGGTGCAAAAGTCATTCGTGCGAATCGGCTGATGCATGGAAAAGTGTCCCTGGTTCACCATGATGGAACTGGTGTTTTTCAAAATCTCCCTTCTCCTTTTCAAGCAACACGATACCACAGTTTGATTGTTCCAGAAGCTTCTTTCTCAGATGAGCTTGAAATCAGTGCTTGGGTAGAAGAAGAGGGATATCCCAAAGAAATCATGGGAATCCGCCATCAAAAGTATTCTGTGCATGGGGTTCAATTTCATCCTGAAAGCTTTCTTACCATGGAGGGAGTCACACTATTGAAAAATTTCCTCCAACTTCCAGCAGAACAACTAACCAATGCTTGA